A single region of the Chrysoperla carnea chromosome 5, inChrCarn1.1, whole genome shotgun sequence genome encodes:
- the LOC123301086 gene encoding uncharacterized protein LOC123301086 translates to MNNCFIKWCTLILFFFFSQILQSKSFDFDDCLETCRRKSVTIRPDMVPAGKYLRMNSPEPYTPITTVKSFFVSSDYKQVNVIRYLPNYGKRANGYPEMNSALMRKNRKGKEYEPVSQVPPVAASDVDNSFMKVI, encoded by the exons ATGAACAACTGCTTTATAAAATGGTGTACTCTGATACTTTTTTTC tttttcagTCAAATTTTACAGAGTAAATcatttgattttgatgattgcCTGGAAACTTGCCGAAGAAAAAGTGTTACCATCCGACCAGATATGGTACCAGCCGGTAAATACTTGAGGATGAACTCTCCAGAACCATACACTCCGATAACTActgtaaagagcttttttgtgAGTAGTGACTACAAACAAGTCAATGTGATTAGATATTTGCCGAATTATGGCAAACGTGCGAATGGATATCCAGAAATGAATTCAGCTTTGAtgagaaaaaatcgaaaagggAAAGAATACGAACCAGTATCACAAGTACCACCAGTTGCTGCGTCAGATGTTGACAATAGCTTCATGAAAGTAAtataa